The window AGATCCGCTTTGACAGCCTCGATGTCGGCGAATCCTGCCTGGGGCACATCATCGAGAACCGCGTGATTCAGGATGCCCTGCATCAGCGGCTGAAGGATTTCCAATCCGTGGACGTGTTGTTGCACGCTGCGCTGGAGGATTTCGAGGTCGGTGCGGACGAGGTGCAGGTGACGCTGGGTGACGGGCGTACCTTAACGGCGCGTCTGCTGGTCGGCGCGGACGGCGCCAGGTCGAGGGTGCGTGAACGCGCCCGCATCGAGTGGCGGGTGCAGCCCTACGACCAGCTCGGCGTGGTGGCGACGGTGACGACCGAGAAGCCGCACCAGGCCACCGCCTGGCAGCGCTTCCTGCCGACCGGGCCGCTGGCCTTTCTGCCCCTGGCGGATGGGCGCTGTTCCATCGTCTGGTCGGCGGACACGGCCCGCGCCGAGGACCTGATGCAGCTGTCGGACGAGGATTTCATCCACCAGCTCGGACAGGCATTCGGCTACAAGCTGGGGCGCATCACCGCGGTGAGTCCGCGCGCGGCCTTTCCGCTGCGCGGCGCCCAGGCGGCGCATTACGTCAAGGAGCGTGTTGCGCTGATCGGCGATGCCGCGCATACGATTCATCCCCTGGCCGGGCAGGGCGCCAATCTGGGTTTTCTCGATGCGGCCGCACTGGCGGAAACCCTGTTGGGCTGCGGGCGCGATATCGGCAGCCTGCGGGTCCTGCGCGGTTTCGAGCGCAGCCGGCGCGGTGAAAATATTCTCATGATGCGCGCCATGGAAGGTTTCAAGCGCCTGTTCGGCAACCGCATTCCGCCGCTGATGCGGCTGCGCAACTGGGGGCTGGGCATGGTCGATGCGGCGCCGCCGCTCAAAAAAGAATTCATACGCCAGGCCATGGGGCTGGG is drawn from Gammaproteobacteria bacterium and contains these coding sequences:
- a CDS encoding UbiH/UbiF/VisC/COQ6 family ubiquinone biosynthesis hydroxylase — protein: MTERYDVIIAGGGMVGATLACALGQGGLRVAVLEQQAPRPFHRGDDYDLRVSAISRASQRIFEHLGVWPLLSARRISPYLHMCVWDAGGSGEIRFDSLDVGESCLGHIIENRVIQDALHQRLKDFQSVDVLLHAALEDFEVGADEVQVTLGDGRTLTARLLVGADGARSRVRERARIEWRVQPYDQLGVVATVTTEKPHQATAWQRFLPTGPLAFLPLADGRCSIVWSADTARAEDLMQLSDEDFIHQLGQAFGYKLGRITAVSPRAAFPLRGAQAAHYVKERVALIGDAAHTIHPLAGQGANLGFLDAAALAETLLGCGRDIGSLRVLRGFERSRRGENILMMRAMEGFKRLFGNRIPPLMRLRNWGLGMVDAAPPLKKEFIRQAMGLGGDLPQLARGNRE